The Drosophila suzukii chromosome X, CBGP_Dsuzu_IsoJpt1.0, whole genome shotgun sequence DNA window CAAAATCGACAGGCGGAATCTTCCAGACAGTCACAGCGCAATATTGCTGCAAGAGCACAACTTTCAGAGGATGAACGAGAGGATCAACGGGAACGCCAGCGACGGAGGAGTCGAGCTTCGGCAAGGGAACAATATCTTCGTAACATTAAGGACGGACCAACTAATTTTTGTACGTGCTGTGGAGGAACGTGGTTTTTATCTCAGGTAAGTGGTTTGAACATACGTactatttcttttaaataccCCAACTTTAGTGTAAACAATGCCTTTTATTTAATTAGAAAGTTTCCGAGTCCGTCTGGTAAATATCAATTTTGCAGCACATGTCGTCATGGCGTTTGCAAAGGTAGGATACCATGCCTTTGTCTTCCTAATGGCTTCGACTTTCCAGAGATACCTGAATACCTTAAAAACTTGACATGACGAATTCCCTTCATGCTCATTATACCTCTTGGATGGGAAAGGCAATGCGGAATAAGAGGCGCTATAGTCAAtgttccaatttcagtacctgaTTCGGCCCATGTAATCCAGGTTCgtttaaaaagaaagttagaatattcccacgaacttgtttcccggaaaaagtccggctccaagcaaaagcccgcttctccgcagcgttcgcgcaggcaagatccgccaactcgccgAACGCCTGcccctccaccgcgctcagcatcctcgacaccagcgtcatagcgtcaacgtcctcccgactgctttggtgatcgtcgagaccggggagaagacgttcgacactgccgcactcatcgatccgtgAACCCCGACAAGCTCTATCGATGTATCCATGGTCGCCGCGTTTCGTTTGCCGACAAAAAACGTGGGAGATCAGAGCATCTGCACGGCGGCGATTCgttcgaaggtcgacgaggctatcaagctggaggtggtcctaaagatcgagccgaacgtgcgcatccgcacccccatccgtgcgctcagtgagagcgtcgtcAAAAAGTttaaggagctaccgctcgcggatgagcgTTTCCATCGGCCAGCCACGATTTCCTTAATCCTGggcgcggacgtctacccgaaggcgatacagccgggcttccacatggtcgacgagggactgccagtagcccagaagacggtgtttGGGTGGATCCTCTCCGGTgcctgtacgcaggcttaAGGCGTAGGCGActggccgaagttccgtctccttttttttttgcaacgctagcgatttgcaaggggggcggaatgttcaggcccactgtccggcgaatctggaccggccccgctatccagctgctccgctctctcgcgcccccgctctcctgcgctgttcccaGCTCCTCTccgtgaagtctccgctgcgctttggagcgcagagcggagcttagacttaaGTAGTTCAATTTTGGAAGTCATAtggaataaaccgcggtcgtacccccgcctatTTTACAAGTTAACTTTTTCGCGTACTTCTTTTCGGTCAAGGCGCAATTCGCGTTTCGAGTGGTTTTCCTCCCTACAGCTTAGACGCTttccgcagcaccagcagcaaaccgccaaagcccagcgcagcagcccgccgatgccgccagtttcccgccgtcacctcccacgccattctaCCAGCGCCGACGTACCCCGCTACCCACCCGGCGTACACTTACGTAGAAGTATTAGGAGATTTTGATATTTGCAGATCCACAAGCACTGATATTCTGGAGGAACATTTGAGTGCCTATAGCCTCTTTTCAATCAATGATTTTCccacaacaaaacaaataacacaAATTGATTGGATATTTTCAGATTCTCGAATTCCACAATTTCTTGCCATTACTTATGAGACACCATATAGCCACCACGATGgaactttttatacccgttactcgtagagtaaaagggtatactagattcgtcgggaagtatgtaacaggcagatggaagcgtttccgaccccataaagtatatatattcttgatcaggataactagcctagtcgatctagccatgtccgtctgtccgtatgaacgctgagatctcagaaactatacaagctacaatactgggattagacaagcagattcctgagattcctgtgcagcgcaagtttagttcagcagagtgccacgtccactctaacgcccacaagccgcccaaacctgtggcgcccactgaaatgtattggtctcatcaataccaatcgattgatccaaaaaaaattggcctcgccctctctaacgcccataacgcttaaatctgtctaccgccggtaggtggcgcattttaatctcgctttgctgcttgcatatctccatttccctttggtccctttagctgagtaatgggtatatgatagtcaacgtactcgactacagcgttcttccttgttgtttttgtttatgttttaaaatttcataatatttatttgttttcataataaaaaaaaaaattttgtgtttatctttattttagtttggtttcctCTCAAGTTTCGAGAGATAAATCGAAAAGATGGTTCTGccaaatttgtttaaattattcgttgagtgaagatgctgccaacCGACATTCAGAAGTCTGTGGTAAAAATGTCTCACGCTTACCCAACATGAAGGATGCCACTTTACGGTACACGAATATTCAAAAGGAAGTGATGGTACCATTCACAGTTTACGCTGACTTTGAATGCATCACATGATAACAGTTTAGATAAGATTGTTTTAGAAACTAGATTCAACTCATGAATGAATTTCCTCTTATCTCTAATCGAAAATTTTACTTTTGTATACGAAAACGTTATATCATCAACACCTGTTCCTATAGAATTGTTTGAAGATGACTtcaaaaaatctaataattgCCATATATGTAACACTCCTCTTTTATTAGATAGAGTAGGGATCATTGTCACTTCAAAGGAAAATTTAGGGGTGCAGCACATAGTGCGTGCAATTTAACATATAAGGTTCCAAAAtttattcctgttttcttccacaatttcaccaggtatgattgccatctatttataaaagatttggcaatcatacctggtgaaataaaggtaattccattaaataaggaGCAATATATCTCaatatcaaaaattaaaattataagtAATGGTGACAACTTTGAAATCCGTTTTCTAGATTCGTTTCGATTTATGCCTTCTGCAGTAGATACATTATCTTCAAATCCAGATAGTGAAGAAATGTATATAACAAGATAACTTTtccctaatgaaaatcatttcaacttaatgcgaagaaagggtgtatttccatatgaaaatttcgattcagttgagaaatttaaagaaagtaaattaCCTCCTAGAGAAGCTTTCTATAGTTTCTTAACCGAAAATGAATGTTCAATTCAAAATTATACTCACGCGCAAAAGGTATGGAATGAGTTTTCTTGTAAGAATCTTAAAGAtcatttagaattatatttaaaaacagatgttttattaatgtctGATGTCTATGAAAACTTCCGAAGACTTCCtactaaaatttattcactcgATCCAGCGCATTTTTTCACTACACCAGGATTATCATGGGAAGCTATGTTAAAATATACTAAAATTGAATAAGATTTATAACTTATATAGATcagtataaatttattcaaagtggtattcgtggtggcttagtacaatgtacatgtagatatgctaaagcaaataacaaatatgttgataattttgatagtactaaaaaatcatcatatttgatttaattggatgcaaataatttGTACGGTTGGGCTATGTCACAATCTTTACCACATGGAGGTTCTGAATGGATTTCAAGGGGAGAACTTGATAGTATAAACATTACAGAGATTGCAGATGATAGTGaatatggatacatttttgaggtagatttaaaatatccttttAAATTGCGCAATAAACacaatgatcttccattttgttgtaataatcaGTTACCAGCAAAGtcagataaaataaaaaaatgaattgcTGATTTTagggataaagaaaaatatataaatcattataaaaatcttcaacagTGTATAGAATATGGATTAATTCTAGCTTAAGTATAGCATGTAGTAcgtaatataattaaatatataaattgtaaaaattgtaataggatagaaaaaataattaattgtaTATAGCTTATTGtgtaaatgtatttttatggtattattaatttattaatttaataattgtatatatatatatatatgataatAATTTCCCCCTCGTGGATTGTGACCTTGACGTGGTGTGGGGGCTGAGTAcgtgattttttttaatatcactGAATCAAGCAACAATccttaaaaatgtaacataTAGAAGCCTTTAGATGCGTATGAGTATGATaatgatttttataaaatgtatttatttattcccaaaaaatggaattaaaaaattatttccctTGATCTGAATGAATATTGTTGGGTTTACTTttacatttttcaaaaacaGTTTTCATTGCCTCTGCTATATCCTGTGCAAACTTTGTCTTAACTGCCTCGGTGAAGGCATACTTTAAGATCGTGTCAAGATCGGTCAGTAAATATCTAAAACCCTCGTTTTCTTTCCTAAATGGTATAATTTCAACTATATCTATTTGCCATTTGTCATTTATCATTTTCTGAACGATCACTTAATTTATACTTTGGCTTACAATTTTTGTGAATGGAACCGATGTATTTTCCAGAAAAttgattaaaatatttttccatgTCGTCGTTGATTTCCTTTTTACAGGCAGAGCAGTTGCCTTCCTGTTCATGGGCATGGGTTTTTATGGGTCGACCAGTACatgtaaaacaaggaagaacgctatagtcgagtatctcgactatcagataccctttactcagccaaaggaccaaagggaaatggagatatgcaagcagcaaagcgagattaaaatgcaccacctaccggcggtagaccgACTTAagtgttatgggcgttagagtgggcgaggcaaatttttttttggatcattcgataggtattgacgagaccaatatatttcagttaaaattttttatctagcatgaaaattgtgggcgtcataGGTTTGgacggcttgtgggcgttaaagtgggcgtagcaaactttttttgagtcaatcgataggtattgatgagagcaatacatttcagttaaaatttttattctatcatcaaaactgtaggagccacaggcttgggcggtttgtgggcgttaaagtgggcgtggcacattgctgaaacaaacttgcgctgcgtaagaagcttcgaaatctgcacgccaaatcttaatagcctagctcttatagtttccgagatctcagcgttcatccggacagacagacggacattgctagatcgactcggctagtgatcctgatcaagaatatatatactttgtggggtcggaaacgcttccttttgcctgttacatacttttcgacgaatctagtatacccttttactctacgagtaacgggtataacaagctCGTAGTTTTTTCCTTGAGTGATTTGCAGCGcctataaaattatacaaaattttaattaatttttaaaatagtaataaattaattttttgtttgctttttaaATACCTTCATATGTCCACAATTCTTTAAGATCAGGATTATATTTATGTGCTATATAAAATGCAGTATGCTTCTGCACTTTTGTTGTTGACGAAGTTAAAGATTAATTTAGCCATGTTCTATAGTTTTCAGGAACAGCCTCAATATCGGCTTATACAACCACCGGAGGAGATAATTTTTTGTGAAAGCCCTTGAATGAAGTTGTAGTATTTGTTTGAGGGTAGAAGAGGCCACTTTTCTGCATTCACGTTTGTTGTGGGTAGTATTGTTGACTGTGAATATCCTTCCGCATTTggtctttattatttttctcgaAATGAACAATCCCTTTATTCGTGATAGGAAACTCGTTTCCTGAAAAATCCAATCTAATTCCGTCATATAGAATTATTgagttattaatattaatgtgaTAAGTTGTGCGCTTTGTCATTTTCTCTCGTGAATACTTTTTTTGCTTTGCTGTTGTAAGGGTAGCATTATTAGCTATGAATGCTAGTATGCACCATTTGAAAGAAAATACGTCAGTATTCTGTACGACTATAAGTGCATTTAGGGCTCTTATAATCTTTGGAGCCTGTATGTATCCGCTAGCAGGAATGTTTTCTAGCTTGATTAtagtaatttcaaaataatttaatttttttattgcccAACCAGAGTCTTTTTCTTGAAACTCACTGCTCGATGCTAATAAACTATCTACTGCCATATTTAGTTCGTCgataatgttttcattttggtatacagatttataTGCAGTCCCAAAATGTATTGTTGTTTCAACAGTAACTCCTTCGTCTGTTTGTTTAATTAGGTACCATAAACTCTTAGGTTGAATTTAATGGCCCTACATTCTATCATGCAAtgctttataattttaattatatttttttgacaatgctgataaaaatcttttaaattaaTAGTGTTTTAAATTGGATTCGATATGGTTTTACAGGAAAAACAGTTTGTAAGTTAAgaagaattatattttcattatttttgaCTTCTCTGGCTGATGCATTTTTTTGCTTATCGGTCTATATGTGTTGACGATCCTTGATGCAAGATATTTCTCACCATAAGTGAGGCACAAAATTTCTAGTTTTAAATCCCTTTTATTTTCGCTAATCTTAGCTTTTTTCTTGGTTGAGTATTATATCCTTACCCTCGTACATTCTCATTCGTTTGAGAGTACTTAATGGTGTTGTAGGTCGATCGTCTAGATGCTTTTTGTGGCTGCCGTTTTTCAGCGTTCATTAAAAGATTGAATGCACTTTTAGGTCCctcaaaatttttaaagtgCTCCTCAAATTCATAATTGTTAACTAGTCACACCTTATTTTAGATTTAGACATTAAATCCCCGACGGCATTCCGAGGCTTTGAGCACTGAGCATAATGAGCTTCAAACTCACTTATCTTCATATTTTTGGTGCACAAATCACAAGCCATTAATGAATCCATACTTGGggatttcatttttaattttatttaaaaaaaaaaaaaataaatatatatatgttgtAATATTGcatatatgtaaatatatttaaattgttaatAATTTTTAGCCACAAGTTCAAAACGTAAAAGCACAACTCGAAGTGTTAAGCGCGATAACAAGGACCGATCTGGATCTACTTATTTTTATTAGAACACAGTATTGAAGCATTTGACGAACTGATCCTGAGCAATTTGAGTGGGCTCATTTTTATAGTCTAGAAGGCGAGCGATAGCATTTTTGCATGATGTGGTTTGATGTTTCGGGAGCATCACATCCTGCACGACACTGTCGATACAATTCGTGCCCTCCCCTGGTATTACGAGACTTCGTGGGTAGGGCATTTATCCGCAGTTTGATTCCGTCTAACTATACCTTTCTGTTAGCAAACGCGTGGGTTGACAAACCCATCGTTTTGTGGACCCTAATGGCCCACTTCACGGAGACCGTTACCATCAAAACACATTTAAAATCTATTGTCAGACGCGATAACAATTATATTTTGTTCAGCTAGCAATCGAACTTCGGGCCCTTCGCTTTTCGTCTGTAGCGCTTGCTTTTATGGCGAAGTATGTTTGCCATTAAAGTTTTATTCAGATTAAGTACTACaaagtttattaatattatcaagACACGTGTGTCGCTCGCTgattcttgccgataaatctCCGAGAGTTGCCACACCATTCTTTCTAGTCATCTGGCAAGCTTCTGTTGGCGCTGCTGCCATATTAGGTTGCCACAGTACTCCCCCTCCAGTGAACGCGTCACGAGTCCTGGTTTGAAAATTTAACTCCATGTTTTCTCTCATAAGTCCTGGTCAGTCTAGGGGTGACTTCTTCTGAATCCAACTGGCAGTCGTCCTTTACTAAAAATGCTGGTTTGAGGCGATCAACTGATACTGCAGTCTCATGGCCATTGAGTCTGATAGTGAAAACACGATCGTTTTCGCGTCTGACAATCTCATGAGGACCAGTGTAAGGGGCTTCCAGAGGCTGTTTTACGGCGTCAGTGCGGAGAAATACATGCGTACATTTATCGATCCCTTTTAATACGAACATCTTCTGCTTGATATGATGTGCTGTTGATGTCGGTCGCACTTTTTGCATGTGCTCTCGAAAGATACTCAAAAAAGAGGTGGGGTCAACCGTGTCGTCCAAGTCGGTAAAAAACTCATTTGGCAGTCGAATAGGTGTTCCGTATACCATTTCTGAGGCTGAAGATTTGATGTCCTCCTTGTAACAGGTACGAAGTCCAAGCAAAACTGTTGGCAGTAACTCCGGCCACGGAGTACCTCTGTTGCACATCAAAGATGACTTAAAGGATCTGTGCCACCTCTCTATGAGTCCGTTTGACTGAGGATGGTAGGCCGTCGTGTGTATGTGTTTACTTCCAACCAGATTAGCAAGATGTTTGAAAACTGCTGACTCAAATTGTGTTCCTTGGTCCGTAGTTATCGTTTTTGGAGAACCAAATCGAGATATCCAGTGAGTCCAGAACGCCGTAGCTATTGTCTCAGCAGTAATATTTGAGAGAGGTACAGCTTCTGGCCATCGCGTAAATCTATCAATCATCGTCAGACAGTACCGATAGTTTTGTTGTAATGGCATAACTACAATGTCAAGGTGAACGTGGTCAAATCTACCATTTGGCACTTCGATCTTTTCTGGTAAGAGGTGGTTGTGTTTGTGGATCTTAGAGCGCTAGACAAACTCTGCACCATTCGAGGACATTTTTATTCATCGAGGGCCATACAAACTTTTGGCGCACTTGACGAACTGTTGACCGACCACTGGAATGAGACAAACCGTGAACGAACGAAAACACAGCATTGCGCAAAGATTTGGGTACATAAGGACGAACGCTTCCTGTAGAAACATCGCAGTAGAGTGAGGTGTTGTCATCAAATCGAACCCTTTGAAGTTTTAAAGATGTGGTTCCTTTTAAAAGGTGTACCAGTTCAGGATCTGACGCTTGCTCCTCTTCAATTTGCGATAATTTTATGCCAGTCGGCATTGTTATAGAGCATAATCTTGAAAAAGCGTCTGCGACTGCATTCTCGGATCCTTTCACATGCAAAATAGTCGTGCAGAATTGAGAGATGTAAGCCAAATGTCGTAGCTGTCTCGGTGATGCTTTCTCTGGTCGCTGCTGAAATGCGTACACGAGCGGCTTGTGATCCGTTCTGATGACAAAAATGCGCCCGTCAACAAGatgtttgaaatatttaatggATTCGAAGATAGCGAGCAGTTCTCGGTCGTAGGTTGAGTAATTTTTCTCCGTGTTGCTCAGCTTCTTTGAGAAAAATCCTAGAGGTTGCCAATTTCCGTGTGTACGCTGCTCCAAAACTGCTCCAATTGCGAAATCGGAAGCATCGCAAACCAGCTGAAGTTCAGATTTTGGTGCGGGAAAAGACAAGAGGGCTGCGTCTGCTATGCTTTGTTTGCAAGCTTCAAAAGCTGCATGGAGCTCTGATGTCCATTCAATTTTACGttgatcattttttttaacatccTTTAGCAACTCAGTGAGCGGCGCTTGTATGTGTGATGATCGAGCCAAACATCTGCGATAGTAATTTATAACGCCCAAGAAACGACCAAGTTGGCTTATGGTTTCAGGACGTGCATAATTAAGAATGGCATCTATGCGTTCGGTGGGTGGTTTAATTCCAAATTCATTGATCGTATAGCTGAGAAAGTTTACTTGAGATTGCGCAAACTGGCATTTGGTCAGATTGATGCTTAGGCCATGTTTCTGAAGTACTTGCAAGACAGCCCGAAGATGTTCTTCGTGTTCAGCGATGGAAAGCGACGTTATAAGTATGTCGTCAATGTAGCAATAAACGAAGTCCATGCCGCGAAAGATGTTGTCCATAAAGCGTTGAAATGTTTGAGTCGCGTTTTTTAACCCAAATGGCATGTATTGAAACTCAATGAGTCCAAAAGGAGTGCACACCGCTGTTTTTTGGATATCGTTTTCTGCCATGGGAATTTGGTAGTATGCTTTAACCAAATCGAGGGTTGAAAAAATCTTCTTTCCTTGCAGTTGCTCCGTGAAGTCGTGTATATGGGCGATTGGGTAGCGATCTGGTATGGTAATTGAATTTAGTTTTCGATAATCTCCACATGCCCGCCAGCCACCGTCTTTTTTGGTAACCATATGTAACGGGCTGGACCAAGGACTTTTTGACGGGCGACATATGCCTTGATCCATCAAGAAGTTTATTTCTCTCTTGGCAGTGACAAGTTTTTCACCGGAGAGGCGTCGTGGTCTATCAGCAACAGGTATTCCATCTGTTTCAATGTAGTGACGCACGTCGTGTTGCGTAGCTGCTTTAATCGATGGCTTTGTCACGTCGACAAATTCACTTaggagtttttgaaatttggaCATACACTGCACTGTGGAAACTGATATGTGTTTCGCTTGTGCAAGACATGCTGGTGTCGATAGTCCAGTAACTGAGTCGATCAAGCGTTGGTTTTTAAGATCAATGAGCAATTGGAATTTGCTTAAAAAGTCAGCCCCAATAATAGCTGTGTGCACGTCAGCGATAATGAACGGCCATGTAAAGTTTCGGCGAAGATCCAAGTTCAGTTGAGTGACGTATTTTCCATAAGTATGAATGACTGTCTGGTTCGCTGCGTACAGTGTCAAATCGCTCAGAGTAGTTTTTTGTCTAACCAGCGTTCGTGGTATGACGGAAACTACAGATCCAGAATCAACGAGGAAGCGGATGTGAGATGTGCGATCGGTGACGTGTAGACGCTGCTCCTGTGGAACAGCTAGCTGAACTGTAGGCTCGCTGGTTATATTCGTGCTGCCGCCGACCAGCGTGTCGGGCGACAGCTCCTTTAGTTTAACGACGAGGAGCGGGAACATGGAGGGCGGCACTTTTGAGCGTTTTCCCCAAATCGATCGTGGTAGAAGCAAAGCTTCTCTTGAGGCACAGATGCCTGTTGATTCGAATTTCCAGTTTGTACGTGGCCACGCGATGAACTGCGTGAGCGTCCTTGGAATTGGAGACGTTTGACATCCTTTTGCAATACGTCAAACTTCTGTGACAGCGAACGCAAGTTGTCGTTGATCTTTTTCCAGGGGTCTTCGGTGGAAGTTGCGCAAACAGGTGGGGCCGCTGCAGTCGAGTTATTCGTGCTGATCGCAAAAGTGGCGTTGTGGTTTACCGCTTCGAGCATCTTGTCTGCGATCTTAGCGAGCTTATCCAAGTCCGTCTCTTCCCAGACTGTAAGAGTGGGTCGAATTGACGCCGGCATCTCTGCCAGGAAAAGAGTAAGAATGATGTTCTCGCTGCCCGGGTCCGGAGCTAGTCGTCGCATGTTGGCCAGGATCTCAGATGGTTTTAGACCAGATGTACCTCCACCCTGCAGAAGTCGGCGCAGTTTCGACTCTGGAGATTCCGCAAATTTTTGTAGTAAGCGATTTTTAATTGCTACGTACTTGTTTTCGTTGGGTGGTCGAATGACTAAGTCTTCCACTGCCAAAACTACATCCTCCTCCAGGTGAAGGGTCACAAGGTCGAACTTGTCGGTGTCGTCGATAATCTGGTGCAATCGAAATGACCGCTCCACTTGCGCAAACCATAGTTGAGGGTTGCTATGTGCGAATTTTGGCAAGTGGACAGTcgcacgtgtgtgtgtgcgtgtagTCTCATCCCGGTTGCCAGGTGCATTTGTCCGAAGTGCCTCGAGTTGCTGCTGCAGATCTCGGACTTGAGCAGTTAAATCAGGATTTGAATCCGGCATGATGAATGGAAAATCGGAGCGATCGCTTTCTTCGTCGAAATTTAGCCGCCTACCTTTTATTTTTCGCAAATCGTATTGGCGTCTGTTCATTCAGTGCGCAAATTCTTAATTGTGAACGTGTGTGTCAATTTCGTAGAATAAGTAACTTTTACTATGATTTTACTTTCCGGGGTCACCACTATGGCGAAGTATGTTTGCCATTAAAGTTTTATTCAGATTAAGTACTACaaagtttattaatattatcaagACACGTGTGTCGCTCGCTgattcttgccgataaatctCCGAGAGTTGCCACACCATTCTTTCTAGTCATCTGGCAAGCTTCTGTTGGCGCTGCTGCCATATTAGGTTGCCACACTTTAGCAGAAGTGGCTCCATCTGTGGTTCGTTGAGACACAGGGGTGGCGCCATCTAGCATTCGTGCGAAGAAATGTTCTGTAGCAGGTTTCGGAATAAGTGAGAGCAACAGGGGCAATTGTCAGGCTTTCTCGGGTCTAGTTTTTCACCTCATACTACGGGGTTTGGGTTACCGCCTGAATTTTGGCATCAGAGTCGGTCTTTTCCGTTTTGGCAGCCTAGGCGAGCAGAGGTGAAAATTTCTCTACAATTGTTTAATCCGCAAAGTTTAGCGCGAGTGACTAAGGTCAGCCTGTTCATCTTGCTGGACCACCGGAAAAAAAAGGAGATATATTTAGAAAATTAACTACGGATTAGGGTGAGTTCTAGCAGAAATCGCAATGTTTGAGGTCTAGTGAGTAACGTTGAGCTTATTCGGCAGCTACCAGCCGCCCTCAAAAGGTTCCTGCGCGGCCGCCGTGTATTCGAGTGAGATCTGTGGAGGTCATCCCCTATTATATTTCGAGCCGGACAAGCTGCTCGAAAAACTAGGTCGAGGAGCGGAAAAGAGGCCCAGTTCAGGGCCCCGCCAACAGCATTGCCTTTGGGGGGATGGAAGAAGACCCGACACACGTAACCATTTTCGTTTGCTAAGTTACAAATCAAAAGCTTTTGCTTGGGGATCGTCGTTTCGTTTGAGCGAGAGCCAAGGGCAGTTGTTCGATCGCGCTGCAAGACGTTTGGTCCGTCGCGGAACCGCGGCGGATATTTTCTTCGTAGAGCCATGAATTTGGCGTAAAAATGCCGGAAAATTGAGATAAAATTCAAAAGGGGAAAGCGGAAAAGTTAAGCTATCCATCAGTTTTGTGACCCCGCCCGATTGAAACATTGTTGGGGAGTTTGCGACCGGTTGCATTCGGGCCTAACCTccagaaagaaagaaaaattgTTAAGGACATGCAAgagaaaaaaatttgttatttaaCACGTTAGTTTAAGTGAAATGTTTAAGATAAAAAGGTTCGTTTATTGATTGTTGGCGAAGCGGAGCTTTCCGGTCGTGGAATCTTAAATAGTGTTGAGTTTTGGTGCACATTTCTTTACtattatttatacattttcccGCAGCTAGTCGCAAACGTCTCGGCGAAAGCGCTTTCATCGATGGATGTTTCTGCAAGCGGTGAGTGCCTTAATTTTTACATTTGAAAGATCAGGAAAAAACTCAAGCCGGTGTAAAGAAAAGAGGGGAAAAAAAGCTAAGTCACACCGCACCCAATTGGCCTGCAATCAGAAAATCGTGATGTCAAGTTCTTTCCTTGCGATTTTTTATTGAgagttttatttttgatttttttttcttaccCTTTGCATTATTAGTCAAATAAAgtcgtaaattaaatttaaattgaatttccgccac harbors:
- the LOC139353412 gene encoding uncharacterized protein; translation: MPDSNPDLTAQVRDLQQQLEALRTNAPGNRDETTRTHTRATVHLPKFAHSNPQLWFAQVERSFRLHQIIDDTDKFDLVTLHLEEDVVLAVEDLVIRPPNENKYVAIKNRLLQKFAESPESKLRRLLQGGGTSGLKPSEILANMRRLAPDPGSENIILTLFLAEMPASIRPTLTVWEETDLDKLAKIADKMLEAVNHNATFAISTNNSTAAAPPVCATSTEDPWKKINDNLRSLSQKFDVLQKDVKRLQFQGRSRSSSRGHVQTGNSNQQASVPQEKLCFYHDRFGENAQKCRPPCSRSSSLN